The genomic segment CCCGCCCACGCCCGCCAGGAGACCCCCAATGCACTACCGGCTTGACCTGGTGCTGCACCCGGCCGAAGGCGCGCTGCTGCGCGTGATCGGCATGGCCGAACGCCGTGGCTTCGCGCCGCGTGCGATCAGCGGCGCGCCGGTGGCGGCCGACGATGGCCGCTGGCACCTGCAGCTGGTGGTGGATGGCCAGCGCCCGGCGGAAACGCTGTGCCGGCAGATCGAGAAGATCTACGACTG from the Stenotrophomonas maltophilia genome contains:
- a CDS encoding ACT domain-containing protein; this translates as MHYRLDLVLHPAEGALLRVIGMAERRGFAPRAISGAPVAADDGRWHLQLVVDGQRPAETLCRQIEKIYDCVSVQVTAVEGASV